A genomic region of Scyliorhinus canicula chromosome 4, sScyCan1.1, whole genome shotgun sequence contains the following coding sequences:
- the LOC119965060 gene encoding 40S ribosomal protein S25-like — protein MPPKDDKKKKDGGKGGKKDKDPVNKTGGKAKKKKWSEGKVRDKLNNLILFDKATYDKLLKEVPNYKLITPAVVSERLKIRGSLARAALQELLAKGMIKLVCKHRAQVIYTRNTKGGDAPAAADDA, from the coding sequence ATGCCTCCTAAAGATGACAAGAAGAAGAAAGATGGAGGGAAAGGAGGcaaaaaagataaagatccaGTAAACAAAACTGGAGGCAAGGCCAAGAAGAAGAAGTGGTCCGAAGGAAAAGTGAGAGATAAGCTGAACAACTTGATCCTGTTTGACAAGGCCACATATGATAAACTGCTGAAAGAGGTGCCGAACTATAAACTCATCACGCCTGCAGTTGTCTCTGAAAGACTAAAGATCAGAGGTTCTCTGGCCAGGGCTGCCCTACAGGAGCTGCTTGCGAAAGGTATGATCAAGCTGGTGTGCAAACACAGAGCACAGGTTATCTACACACGAAACACCAAGGGAGGGGATGCACCTGCTGCTGCAGATGATGCTTAA